The segment TGGCATCGAGTGACCGGCCGGTTCTCGAGGCGATCGATTCGATTTTGTCCCCGTCGGTGTAGCGTTGACGAATCAGGCTCTTGTGCCGGTCCGGTAGCGAGTTCACGCAGGCTTGTAGCAATTCGAGACGCTGGTTGTAGCGTTCGGTTCGCGTGTCCAACTCCGACGCGACGGTCGATAGAAATTCGTCCGAGAAGTGAAGGCGGCTGCGGGCTTGTTTCTGCCGCCAGGCTCGCATCTGGTTGAACGCAACTCGACAGGACCAAGCCGTGAAGTTGGTGCCGAGTTCAAAGTCGTCGAACTTTCGCCACAGGACCAAATCGGTTTCTTGCAAGACCTCTTCCACGTTGTCTCGATGAT is part of the Rhodopirellula halodulae genome and harbors:
- a CDS encoding sigma-70 family RNA polymerase sigma factor, which codes for MPDHDLHLTGSAHRTEEFVRLLGQTRRYRFAYLMSLMNHRDNVEEVLQETDLVLWRKFDDFELGTNFTAWSCRVAFNQMRAWRQKQARSRLHFSDEFLSTVASELDTRTERYNQRLELLQACVNSLPDRHKSLIRQRYTDGDKIESIASRTGRSLDAIYRMLSRVRDTLRDCVTRKLEAGIDV